The sequence CGTCGCGCTCGTGCCGTCGGGCGATCCGCAGGCCAACTACGTGGTCAAGGGCTATCTCTCCGCCGTCGGCGACTCCACCGGCACGATCCTCGTCTATGTCTGGGACGTGCTCGACGCCAGCGGACGTCGCGTCCACCGGATTTCCGGCCAGGAAACATCGGCGAACGGCTCGCAGGATCCGTGGCAGGGCGTCGACGACGCCACCATCTCGAACGTCGCGCGCCGCACCGTTGCTTCCATCGTCGCCTGGGGATCGGGAGCGTGACCGCGACATCGACTCCAATCTGCGCTTGCCGCCCGCGCGCGAATCGCGTTTGCAGTGCGGCAGCGCAGTTGGTACAACGCGCCGCCTGAACGAACGACCTCCTTGCGGGGTCGGCTCGCCCTATACCTCCTCACGTCGGGACACGAGACCTTGAAGCTGGTTGCCGGAAACTCCAACCGGGTGCTCGCCGAGGCGATCGCCACCTATCTCGAAATCCCGCTGGCGAAGTGCTCAGTCCGTCGTTTCGCGGACGAGGAAATCTTCGTCGAGATCCAGGAAAACGTGCGCGGCGAAGACGTCTTCGTCGTCCAGTCGACCAGTTTCCCGGCCAACGACCACCTGATGGAACTGCTGATCATCATCGATGCGCTGCGCCGGTCCTCCGCGCGCCGCATCACGGCGGTCCTTCCCTATTTCGGTTACGCCCGCCAGGACCGCAAGGCCGGCCCGCGCACCCCGATCTCCGCCAAGCTGGTCGCCAATCTGATCACTCATGCCGGCGCCGATCGCGTCCTGACGCTCGACCTGCATGCCGGCCAGATCCAGGGCTTCTTCGACATCCCGACCGACAATCTGTTCGCGGTTCCCGTCATCACGCGTGACATCAAGGAACATTACGAGCTCGAGAATGTCATGGTCGTGTCGCCCGACGTCGGCGGTGTGGTGCGCGCCCGTGCGCTGGCCAAGCGCATCGATGCGCCGCTCGCCATCGTCGACAAGCGCCGCGAGCGGCCGGGCGAATCCGAAGTCATGAACATCATCGGCAATGTCGAGGGACGCGACTGCATCCTGTTCGACGACATCGTCGATTCCGGCGGCACGCTGTGCAACGCCGCCGAGGCGCTGCTGGCCCAGGGCGCGAAATCGGTCGTCGCCTACATCACCCATGGCGTGCTGTCGGGCGGCGCGGTCGCCCGCATCAGCAATTCCATGCTGAAGGAACTGGTGATCACCGACTCGATCCAGCCGACGGAAGCGGTCCAGAAGGCGCCGAACATCCGCGTCACCTCGATCTCGACCCTGATCGGCGAAGCGATCAACCGCACCGCCAGCGAGAAGTCGGTCTCGAGCCTGTTCATCTGATCGCGCTGCATACAAGAAAAAGGCCCGGATGCCAGTCAGGCAGTCGGGCCTTTTTTTCGTTTTCAGCTGCATGCCACCGTTCAATAGCGGAAGCCGACCTTTCTCAATCCTGCCCTTAGGGAGCGCCCACCCGCCTCAGGCGGTCTTGGGACGGGATGCGGCTCGCCCCTACCGGGCGCCGTCCATGCCGACGAGCGCCACCTTGGCATAGCCGACGTCGCGCAGCTTGTTCATCAGTTCCATGACGTCGCCATAGGCCACCTTGCGATCGGCGCGGAGATAGAGCCGCTCTTCGCGATTCCCCTTGGTCAGCGCGTCGAGCGCCGGACCGAGGCCTTCGGCCGCGATCGGATCATTGCCGAGAACCAGCGACAGGTCCGGCTTGAGCGACAGGAAGATCGGCTTGTCGGTGCGGGGCGCCGCCTTGGCGTTGGAGCGCGGCAGGTCGACGGGCGCATCGACGGTCGCCAGCGGCGCGGCGACCATGAACACGATCAGCAGCACGAGCATCACGTCGATGAACGGCGTGACGTTGATTTCGCTGTTCTCGACCAGTTCGTCGTCGTGATGGGTGAGCTTGCCTGCCATGGCTTCCCTCACTCCGCCGCGGCGAGGCGCGAAGGGCCTCGCGCGTCGGCTCGGTCCAGATCGCGCGAGACGAGGCGCATCGTCTCGGCCGAGACGTCGGCGATCACCGCCTTGTTGCCGGCGATGATGCGGGCGAACACATTGTAGAACAGCACGGCGGGGATGGCGGCGACCAGGCCGATCGCGGTCGCGAACAGTGCTTCGGCGATGCCGGGGGCGACGACGGCGAGATTGGTCGTGTTGGCCTGACTGATGCCGATGAACGAATTCATGATGCCCCAGACCGTGCCGAAGAGGCCGATAAAGGGCGAAAGCGAGCCGACCGTCGCGAGCACCGCCGTGCCGCGGATCATCTCGCGCCCCGCGCCGGATTCGATCCGTTCGAAGCGCGAGGCGACGCGTTCCTTGATGCCTTCGGCCGAAAGCCCGGCTGACAGCGACACTTCCTCGACGGCGGCCTGCACCAGCCTGGCGGCCGGATCCTTGCGCCGTCCGACCTGTGCTTCCGCCTCGGGCAGCGTGCGCGAGCGTGCGACCCGCTCTCCCAGCGCCCGCGTCTTGTGGCGCAATGCTGCGAGTTCCAGCGTCTTCGACAGGAAGATCGCCCAGGTCAGGATCGAGGCGGCGATCAGCACGCCGATGACGCCCTTCACCACGATGTCGGCGTTGGTGAACATCCCGATCGGCGACAGGTCATGCGGCAGGGTCGAACGATCGACGCCGGGTTCACCGGCCGGCGCCTCGACCGAATCCGGCAAGGCGGGCTCGGGAGCGATCGGCTGCGCCGGAGTCGGTGCTGCTGCCGCGGGCGCGGAGGCGGCCGGCGCCTCTCCGGCCTGGCCGAACGCCATCGTGCTGCCGATGGGGAGCGACAGGGCGACGATGGCGACCCAGAGGGCCGCCCCCCGACAAAGACTAGCAAGCATGGCGACACGTACCGTTTTAAAGATGAGTATGACACTCCGAATAACGCACGGACCCAGCCGACGCAACCCGCGCGCTCCGTGGCGCGGGCGGCACGGACCGATGTGTCCGAAATTCCTGGCGCGAGGCCAGCGTTTCCGCCGCTTCCGCCGCAGCGCGCTTGTTCGATCGGACTCCCTCGTCTATAAGGACGCCGGCCGCGCCGACACCCCTGGAGGCACCGCGGCCTTTTTCTGTTTCACACAAGGAGAATACCGATGAGCAATACTTACGAGCTCACGGCCTCTGTCCGCAACCGCGTGGGCAAGGGGGCCGCCCGGGCGTCGCGTCGCGAAGGCAAGATTCCGGCCGTCATCTACGGCAACAAGCAGGCTCCGCTGGCGATCGAACTGAACCACAAAGAGATCTTCATGAAGCTCCACGCTGGTGGCTTCCTGACGACCGTGGCCACGATCGACGTCAACGGCGAGAAGATCAGCGTGATCCCGCGCGACTACGCGCTGCACCCCGTTACCGATCAGCCGATCCACGTCGATTTCCTGCGCGTCTCCGCTGGCTCGACCCTGCACGTCCAGATCCCCGTGCAGTTCATCAATGAAGAGCAGTCGCCCGGCCTCAAGCGCGGCGGCGTGCTGAACATCGTTCGTCACGAGATCGAAGCAACGGTCCAGGCCGATGCGATCCCCGATCACATCGTTGTCGACCTCGCCGGCCTCGACATCAACGATTCGATCCACATTTCGGCCGTCCAGCTTCCCGCTGGCGTGACCCCGGTCATCTCCGAGCGTGACTTCACGATCGCGACGATCGCGGCTCCGGCCGCTCTGAAGAGCGAAGAAGACGAAGCTGCGGCCACAGAGGCTGCTCCCGCCGCCAAGGCGTAAGCTTCGGCACTTTCCCGGTTTTTGCGTGGGGGAAGCAGGATGCTCCTCATTGTCGGCCTCGGTAACCCGGGAAGCCAATACGCGCTCAACCGGCACAATATCGGCTTCATGGCGGCGGATGCGATCCACCGCCGCCATGGCTTCAGCCCCTGGCGCTCGCGCTTCCAGGCGCTGGTCTCCGAGGGCACGCTCGCGGGGCGCAAGACCCTCCTGATGAAGCCCCAGACCTACATGAACGAAAGCGGCCGCGCCGTCGGCGAAGCCGCCCGGTTTCACAAGATTCCCAACGCCGATATCGTCGTCATGCATGACGAGCTCGACCTGCCCGCGGCCAAGATCCGGATGAAGACCGGCGGCGGCCATGGCGGCCATAATGGCCTGCGCTCGATCTCGGCGCATGTCGGCGAGGACTATCGGCGGCTGCGGCTGGGCATCGGCCATCCGGGTTCCAAGGAACTCGTGCACGGCTACGTGCTGCATGATTTCGCCAAGGTCGACGGCGAGTGGATCAATCTGCTGCTCGACGCCGTGGCCGACAATGCCGCGCTGCTGGCCGACGGCAAGGATGCCACCTTCGCCAACCGGCTGCACCGCAGCCTCGAGCCCGACAAGCCGGCAAAAGCCCCGAAGGGCGACAAGCCGGCCAAGCCGGACGCGGCCGAAAGGCCGGCGAAGACCGCCAAGGTCGAGGCGACGGCTTCCGCTGGCGCGTCGGGCACACCATCATCTTCACCAGCTTCGCCGCCGGCCGGTGGGCCGTTCGCGGCGGGGCTGAAGCGCCTCTTCGGCGCCAAGGACGAGTAAGGAACATTATGGGCTTCAAATGCGGGATCGTCGGCCTGCCGAATGTCGGCAAGTCGACCCTTTTCAACGCGCTGACCAAGACGGCGGCGGCGCAGGCGGCGAACTATCCGTTCTGCACCATCGAGCCGAATACCGGCGAAGTCGCGGTTCCCGACCCGCGCCTCGACAAGCTGGCCGCGGTCGGCAAGTCGCAGCAGATCGTGCCGACCCGCCTGACCTTCGTCGACATCGCCGGCCTCGTGCGCGGCGCCTCGAAGGGTGAAGGCCTCGGCAACCAGTTCCTCGCCAACATCCGCGAAGTCGACGCCATCGCCCATGTGCTGCGCTGCTTCGAAGATGGCGACATCACCCATGTCGAAGGCCGTATCGATCCGGTCTCCGATGCCGAGACCGTCGAAACCGAGCTGATGCTCGCCGACCTCGACAGCCTGGAGCGCCGCGTGACCCCGCTGCGCAAACGCGCCGCCACCGACAAGGAAGCCAAGGCCCAGGTCGTGCTGATGGACGCCGCGCTGGAACTGCTGCGCCAGGGCAAGCCCGCGCGCCTGCTCGACGTCTCCGCCGATGACCGGCCCATGTTCGACGCGCTCAACCTGCTGACGTCGAAGCCGGTCCTCTATGTCTGCAACGTCGAGGAATCCGCGTCGGCCACCGGCAACGCGCATTCCGACCGCGTATTCGAGATGGCCAAGGCGCAGGGCGCCGGCTGCGTGACGATTTCGGCCGCGATCGAATCCGAGATCGCCCAGCTCGACGCCGCTGAGCAGGCGGAGTTCCTGGAGACGCTCGGCCTGGAAGAGCCGGGCCTCGACCGCCTGATCCGCGCCGGCTACGACCTGCTCGGCCTGATCACCTACTTTACGGTCGGCCCGAAGGAAGCCCGCGCCTGGACGATTACCAAGGGCACCAAGGCCCCCCAGGCCGCCGGCGTCATCCACTCGGATTTCGAGCGCGGCTTCATCCGCGCCCAGACGATCGCCTTTGACGACTACACCCGCCTCGGCGGCGAAGCCGGCGCCAAGGAAGCGGGCCGCGCGCGCGACGAAGGCAAGGAATATGTCGTCGCCGATGGCGACGTGCTGCTGTTCCGCTTCAACACCTGAGGCGCAACGCCCCGACAAGCAAAAGCCCCGGCGAACATCCCTTCGCCGGGGCTTTTTCTATTCTGCCTTGGAAGCTTCGGAGCCCTGCTGGGCCTATGGCTCAGGCGGCGTCGTTGGTCTTCTGCTTTTCAGGCTCGGCAGCGACGATCGTCGCCTCCGCCGCGTCGACCAGAGCCTTCGTGGCTTCTTCCACGAGCCGGTCGGCAGCTTCGGTGGCCGCGTCCTTCGGCGTGTCCTGAGGCGCTTCCTGGACCACCTCCACCAGCGCTTCCTCGACCGCCTTCATGACGGCGGCGTCCGCCAGCTTGGCCGTCTTCTTCGAGTCGGCCTTCTTGGATTCGCCGCGCTTCGGTTCCGGCGCCTTCACCTCGGGTGCCTTCACCTCCGACGCCACGGCCTCCGCAGCCTTGGCGGCCGGCGCCTGCACGTCCGGAGCTTTCGTCTCAACCGCTTTGGGGTCGCTCGCCTTCACTTCCGCCGGCTTCACCTCAGGAGCCTTGGGCTCGACAGGCTTGGCCTCCGCGATCGGGGCCGTGGCGATGGCGGGCTTGGTCTCGACGCCAGGCGGCTTGACCTCGACGGCGGCAGCCTTGACGGGCTCCGGCTTGGCTTCGTCGCGTCGCGCTGAGATGACCGGCGGCGCTTCCCATTTCGGTGCCGCGGCCTCTTCGAGATGTAGCCTCGCACCGGCAAGGCCCGCATCCGTCACGGCGGGAGCCGCCGTCGTCGCGGCCGCGCGCGCGGCA is a genomic window of Kaistia defluvii containing:
- a CDS encoding ribose-phosphate pyrophosphokinase is translated as MKLVAGNSNRVLAEAIATYLEIPLAKCSVRRFADEEIFVEIQENVRGEDVFVVQSTSFPANDHLMELLIIIDALRRSSARRITAVLPYFGYARQDRKAGPRTPISAKLVANLITHAGADRVLTLDLHAGQIQGFFDIPTDNLFAVPVITRDIKEHYELENVMVVSPDVGGVVRARALAKRIDAPLAIVDKRRERPGESEVMNIIGNVEGRDCILFDDIVDSGGTLCNAAEALLAQGAKSVVAYITHGVLSGGAVARISNSMLKELVITDSIQPTEAVQKAPNIRVTSISTLIGEAINRTASEKSVSSLFI
- the exbD gene encoding TonB system transport protein ExbD, whose product is MAGKLTHHDDELVENSEINVTPFIDVMLVLLIVFMVAAPLATVDAPVDLPRSNAKAAPRTDKPIFLSLKPDLSLVLGNDPIAAEGLGPALDALTKGNREERLYLRADRKVAYGDVMELMNKLRDVGYAKVALVGMDGAR
- the exbB gene encoding tonB-system energizer ExbB, which produces MLASLCRGAALWVAIVALSLPIGSTMAFGQAGEAPAASAPAAAAPTPAQPIAPEPALPDSVEAPAGEPGVDRSTLPHDLSPIGMFTNADIVVKGVIGVLIAASILTWAIFLSKTLELAALRHKTRALGERVARSRTLPEAEAQVGRRKDPAARLVQAAVEEVSLSAGLSAEGIKERVASRFERIESGAGREMIRGTAVLATVGSLSPFIGLFGTVWGIMNSFIGISQANTTNLAVVAPGIAEALFATAIGLVAAIPAVLFYNVFARIIAGNKAVIADVSAETMRLVSRDLDRADARGPSRLAAAE
- a CDS encoding 50S ribosomal protein L25/general stress protein Ctc produces the protein MSNTYELTASVRNRVGKGAARASRREGKIPAVIYGNKQAPLAIELNHKEIFMKLHAGGFLTTVATIDVNGEKISVIPRDYALHPVTDQPIHVDFLRVSAGSTLHVQIPVQFINEEQSPGLKRGGVLNIVRHEIEATVQADAIPDHIVVDLAGLDINDSIHISAVQLPAGVTPVISERDFTIATIAAPAALKSEEDEAAATEAAPAAKA
- the pth gene encoding aminoacyl-tRNA hydrolase, coding for MLLIVGLGNPGSQYALNRHNIGFMAADAIHRRHGFSPWRSRFQALVSEGTLAGRKTLLMKPQTYMNESGRAVGEAARFHKIPNADIVVMHDELDLPAAKIRMKTGGGHGGHNGLRSISAHVGEDYRRLRLGIGHPGSKELVHGYVLHDFAKVDGEWINLLLDAVADNAALLADGKDATFANRLHRSLEPDKPAKAPKGDKPAKPDAAERPAKTAKVEATASAGASGTPSSSPASPPAGGPFAAGLKRLFGAKDE
- the ychF gene encoding redox-regulated ATPase YchF, with product MGFKCGIVGLPNVGKSTLFNALTKTAAAQAANYPFCTIEPNTGEVAVPDPRLDKLAAVGKSQQIVPTRLTFVDIAGLVRGASKGEGLGNQFLANIREVDAIAHVLRCFEDGDITHVEGRIDPVSDAETVETELMLADLDSLERRVTPLRKRAATDKEAKAQVVLMDAALELLRQGKPARLLDVSADDRPMFDALNLLTSKPVLYVCNVEESASATGNAHSDRVFEMAKAQGAGCVTISAAIESEIAQLDAAEQAEFLETLGLEEPGLDRLIRAGYDLLGLITYFTVGPKEARAWTITKGTKAPQAAGVIHSDFERGFIRAQTIAFDDYTRLGGEAGAKEAGRARDEGKEYVVADGDVLLFRFNT
- a CDS encoding DUF4282 domain-containing protein, with amino-acid sequence MTSFFDLFKWDRFVATSVIELLFWLLAAIAVLFGISGLLNGLALVQLAPVNALLAIAFSIIGTLAAIVAARVACEAVIMLFRVNENLMDIRDNIAAPPERAPFVAAPVPVVEDPFVMAFEEMLPAPPEPVTAPVATRAEGRWSETRAPAARTSETARVPEPRLEGKSSETSSLEARLAEIRARRDGVAAAAARAAATTAAPAVTDAGLAGARLHLEEAAAPKWEAPPVISARRDEAKPEPVKAAAVEVKPPGVETKPAIATAPIAEAKPVEPKAPEVKPAEVKASDPKAVETKAPDVQAPAAKAAEAVASEVKAPEVKAPEPKRGESKKADSKKTAKLADAAVMKAVEEALVEVVQEAPQDTPKDAATEAADRLVEEATKALVDAAEATIVAAEPEKQKTNDAA